The following are encoded together in the Azospirillum lipoferum 4B genome:
- a CDS encoding extracellular solute-binding protein — protein MHGDLALPPDFTAFPYVDPAARKGGTIRQAVTGSFDSLHPHIVKGVPALGLGHVFETLLTRSWDEPFSLYGLLADRVEVAGDRSAVTFRINANARWHDGTPVTAADVLFSLEMQRRHGTPNRRLFYAKVAAAEAPDPQTVRFAFASNADGTIDREMPLLMGLMPIHSKAFWEGRDFNRTTLEPIMGSGPYRIATVDPGRRIVYERVRDYWGRDLPTRLGQFNADRLEFDYYRDDSVALEAFKAGQGDVRYESDPAKWATGYDGPARRDGRIVREELPNRRPEPARGLIFNTRRPIFADLRVRRALGMATDFDWIGRSLFHGLLTRTASYYPNSDLAARGLPEGEELRALEPFRDRLPPELFIRPFTLPDGGTGSGPAGLRANRREALRLLEQAGWRVRDGRLTDAAGNRFAFEILLSDPSEERVALEFTRSLEPLGIDARVRTVDSAQFQGRLDRLEFDMTMRWWASSLSPGNEQLYYYGSEAAGQEGSRNLAGIRDPVVDALARSIAVATTRAELIGRVRALDRVLLWGHYMVPLFHSPVDRIARRSTLHRPVNTPLYGPMLESWWVAP, from the coding sequence ATGCATGGCGACCTGGCATTGCCGCCGGATTTCACCGCCTTTCCCTATGTCGACCCGGCGGCGCGGAAGGGCGGGACCATCCGGCAGGCGGTGACCGGCAGTTTCGACAGCCTCCACCCGCACATCGTCAAGGGCGTGCCGGCGCTGGGGCTGGGCCATGTGTTCGAAACCCTGCTGACGCGGTCGTGGGACGAGCCCTTCTCGCTCTACGGCCTGCTGGCCGACCGGGTGGAGGTGGCCGGCGACCGCTCCGCCGTCACCTTCCGCATCAACGCCAATGCGCGCTGGCATGACGGGACGCCTGTGACCGCCGCCGACGTGCTGTTCTCCCTGGAGATGCAGCGGAGGCACGGCACACCCAACCGCCGCCTGTTCTATGCCAAGGTCGCGGCGGCCGAGGCGCCCGATCCGCAGACAGTCCGCTTCGCCTTCGCTTCCAACGCGGATGGGACCATCGACCGCGAGATGCCGCTGCTGATGGGGTTGATGCCGATCCATTCGAAAGCTTTCTGGGAAGGCCGCGACTTCAACCGCACGACGCTGGAGCCGATCATGGGCAGCGGTCCCTACCGCATCGCCACCGTCGATCCTGGACGGCGCATCGTCTATGAGCGGGTGCGCGACTATTGGGGCCGCGACCTGCCGACCCGCCTCGGGCAGTTCAACGCCGACCGGCTAGAATTCGACTATTACCGTGACGATTCCGTGGCGCTGGAGGCGTTCAAGGCCGGGCAGGGCGATGTCCGCTACGAGAGCGATCCGGCCAAATGGGCCACCGGCTATGACGGCCCTGCCCGGCGCGACGGGCGCATTGTGCGGGAGGAATTGCCGAACCGGCGGCCGGAGCCGGCGCGCGGACTGATCTTCAACACACGCCGTCCAATCTTCGCCGATCTGCGGGTGCGCCGGGCGCTGGGCATGGCGACCGATTTCGACTGGATCGGGCGCAGCCTGTTCCATGGACTGCTGACCCGCACCGCCAGCTATTACCCCAACTCCGACCTTGCCGCCCGCGGCCTGCCGGAGGGGGAGGAGTTGCGGGCGCTGGAGCCTTTCCGCGACCGGTTGCCGCCGGAGCTGTTCATCCGCCCCTTCACCCTGCCGGATGGCGGGACCGGCAGCGGCCCGGCGGGCCTGCGCGCCAACCGGCGCGAGGCGTTGCGGCTGCTGGAGCAGGCCGGCTGGCGGGTGCGTGACGGCCGGCTGACCGATGCGGCCGGAAATCGTTTTGCCTTCGAAATCCTCCTGTCCGATCCGTCGGAGGAGCGGGTGGCGCTGGAATTCACCCGATCGCTGGAGCCGCTGGGCATCGACGCGCGCGTCCGGACGGTGGACAGCGCCCAGTTCCAGGGCCGCCTGGACCGACTCGAATTCGATATGACCATGCGCTGGTGGGCGTCCAGCCTGTCTCCCGGAAACGAGCAGCTTTATTACTACGGCTCCGAGGCGGCCGGTCAGGAGGGCAGCCGCAATCTGGCCGGCATCCGTGACCCGGTGGTCGACGCACTCGCCCGCTCCATCGCCGTGGCCACCACACGGGCGGAGTTGATCGGTCGCGTGCGGGCGCTGGACCGGGTGCTGCTGTGGGGGCATTACATGGTCCCGCTGTTCCATAGCCCGGTGGACCGGATTGCCCGCCGGTCGACCCTGCACCGTCCGGTAAATACACCGCTGTACGGGCCGATGCTGGAAAGCTGGTGGGTGGCGCCCTAA
- a CDS encoding LysR family transcriptional regulator encodes MNGIVELRRVAILKPMNPPPPSWDLYRSFLAVIRQGSLSAAARALGLTQPTLARHVAALEEAVGGSLFVRSPRGLDPTDAALALRPQAEALDAAAASLWRTASGWGAEVRGTVRVTASEVVGARILPAILAGLRSRHPTLEVELVLSNGIDNLLQRDADVAVRMVEPDQQALLVRRVGSIALGLHAHRRYLERHGTPHSLEELDGHSLIGFDRETPDIRAMIQRVPGLTLPRFALRTDSHLAQLAAIEAGFGIGICQVPLARRNPDLVRLLAGRFELPMGVWIAMHEDLRSTPRCRAVFDGLAAGLVDHLSANHVT; translated from the coding sequence TTGAACGGAATTGTCGAACTGCGGCGGGTTGCTATACTGAAACCGATGAATCCACCACCACCCAGCTGGGACCTCTACCGCAGTTTCCTTGCAGTGATCCGTCAAGGGTCGCTGTCTGCGGCGGCGCGCGCCCTGGGGTTGACGCAACCCACCCTCGCCCGCCATGTCGCGGCGCTGGAGGAGGCGGTCGGCGGCTCGCTGTTCGTGCGCTCTCCACGCGGGCTCGATCCGACCGACGCGGCCCTGGCCTTGCGTCCGCAGGCAGAGGCATTGGACGCGGCGGCGGCCAGCCTGTGGCGCACGGCGTCAGGATGGGGAGCGGAGGTGCGCGGCACGGTGCGGGTCACCGCCAGCGAGGTGGTGGGCGCCCGCATCCTGCCGGCGATCCTGGCCGGCCTTCGGAGCCGCCACCCGACGCTGGAGGTCGAGCTGGTGCTGTCCAACGGCATCGACAATCTGCTGCAACGCGATGCCGATGTCGCCGTGCGCATGGTGGAGCCGGACCAGCAAGCGCTTCTGGTGCGGCGGGTCGGCAGCATCGCTCTGGGTCTGCACGCCCACCGCCGCTACCTGGAGCGCCACGGCACCCCACACAGCCTGGAGGAACTCGACGGCCACAGCCTGATCGGCTTCGACCGGGAGACACCGGACATCCGCGCCATGATACAGCGTGTGCCGGGCCTCACCCTGCCCCGCTTCGCTCTGCGCACCGACAGCCATCTGGCCCAGCTGGCGGCCATCGAGGCCGGGTTCGGCATCGGCATCTGCCAAGTCCCACTGGCGCGGCGGAACCCCGATCTGGTCCGGCTGCTGGCCGGCCGCTTCGAGTTGCCGATGGGGGTGTGGATCGCGATGCACGAGGATCTGCGCTCCACCCCCCGCTGCCGTGCCGTCTTCGACGGGTTGGCGGCGGGCTTGGTGGATCATCTGTCAGCGAATCACGTGACGTAG
- the ppa gene encoding inorganic diphosphatase codes for MDLSKLAAGKNAPWDVNVVIEIPIGGQPVKYEVDKESGAVFVDRFLHTAMFYPCNYGFIPHTLSGDGDPVDVCVVGQHGVVPGAVLRSRPIGVLYMEDEAGEDEKLLAVPVDKLHPFYTDVKNYTDLPSIVIEQIAHFFEHYKDLEKNKWVKVRGWGNAEEAAKKIEEGLARAQEANKGIPGPVV; via the coding sequence ATGGATCTGAGCAAGCTCGCCGCGGGTAAGAATGCCCCCTGGGACGTGAACGTCGTCATCGAGATTCCGATCGGCGGCCAGCCGGTGAAGTACGAAGTCGACAAGGAATCGGGCGCGGTGTTCGTCGACCGTTTCCTGCACACCGCGATGTTCTATCCCTGCAACTACGGCTTCATCCCGCACACCCTGTCGGGTGACGGCGATCCGGTGGACGTCTGCGTCGTCGGCCAGCACGGCGTCGTCCCGGGTGCGGTCCTGCGCTCGCGTCCCATCGGCGTCCTGTACATGGAGGACGAGGCCGGCGAGGACGAGAAACTGCTGGCCGTTCCGGTCGACAAGCTGCACCCCTTCTACACCGACGTGAAGAACTACACCGACCTGCCGTCCATCGTGATCGAGCAGATCGCCCACTTCTTCGAGCACTACAAGGATCTCGAGAAGAACAAGTGGGTGAAGGTCCGCGGCTGGGGCAACGCCGAAGAGGCCGCCAAGAAGATCGAGGAAGGCCTGGCCCGCGCCCAGGAAGCCAACAAGGGCATCCCGGGTCCGGTGGTCTGA
- a CDS encoding IS630-like element ISAli3 family transposase (programmed frameshift), with product MAAIAITRLELSSAELRQRAVRFGDPDVARRLLALALVLEGRSREDAARSCGMDRQTLRDWVHRYNAQGVAGLRDRKAPGAKPKLSAEQEAEVASWVRSGPDLAEDGVVRWRRCDLARKIERRFGVVLAERSVGGLLRRLGFRRLSVRPQHPQQDGEALEAHKKNFAALVAGALPDTARGKPLELWWQDEARVGQQGTLTRVWAAKGSRPRAPRDQRHSWAYLFGAVCPSRGAAAALVLPKANAAAMTLHMAEISGQVSDGHHAVLILDGAGWHQPGDKLVVPENISLLHLPPYCPELNPVENIWQFLRQNHLSHRVFDSYAAIVEACCEAWNALAQAPEIIRSIASRSWAAVNV from the exons ATGGCGGCGATTGCGATCACGCGGCTGGAGCTGAGTTCAGCGGAGTTGCGCCAGCGGGCGGTGCGTTTTGGCGATCCGGATGTAGCGCGGCGCCTTCTCGCCCTAGCTCTGGTTTTGGAGGGGCGATCTCGCGAGGACGCCGCGCGGTCTTGCGGGATGGATCGGCAAACGTTGCGGGATTGGGTTCACCGCTACAACGCCCAAGGCGTGGCGGGGCTGCGGGATCGTAAGGCACCGGGAGCCAAGCCGAAGCTGTCGGCGGAGCAGGAAGCGGAGGTGGCGTCCTGGGTCCGCTCCGGTCCGGACCTCGCCGAGGATGGCGTGGTTCGGTGGCGGCGGTGCGATCTGGCCCGCAAGATCGAGCGCCGGTTCGGCGTGGTGCTGGCCGAGCGCAGCGTTGGCGGGCTGTTGCGCCGTCTGGGGTTCCGTCGCCTGTCGGTGCGCCCCCAGCATCCTCAGCAGGATGGCGAGGCGCTCGAGGCTCACA AAAAAAACTTTGCCGCTCTGGTTGCCGGCGCCCTCCCCGACACCGCCCGCGGCAAGCCGCTGGAGCTCTGGTGGCAGGACGAAGCCCGGGTCGGCCAGCAAGGGACCCTGACCCGGGTGTGGGCCGCCAAGGGCAGCCGGCCACGCGCGCCCCGCGACCAGCGCCATAGCTGGGCCTACCTGTTCGGCGCCGTCTGCCCGAGCCGTGGCGCCGCCGCGGCCTTGGTCCTGCCCAAGGCCAACGCCGCGGCAATGACCCTGCACATGGCCGAGATCAGCGGCCAAGTGAGCGACGGCCACCATGCGGTGCTCATCCTCGACGGCGCAGGCTGGCACCAGCCGGGCGACAAGCTGGTCGTGCCCGAAAACATCAGCCTTCTGCATCTCCCGCCCTATTGCCCGGAACTCAATCCGGTCGAAAACATCTGGCAGTTCCTGCGACAGAACCACCTCAGCCATCGCGTCTTCGATTCCTATGCCGCCATCGTCGAGGCCTGCTGCGAGGCGTGGAACGCTCTCGCCCAGGCACCCGAAATCATTCGCTCAATCGCCTCACGCTCGTGGGCAGCGGTCAATGTCTAA
- a CDS encoding bifunctional acetate--CoA ligase family protein/GNAT family N-acetyltransferase yields MTVRNLDKLFKPASIALIGASRKPGTVGAVVARNLFQAGFDGPVMPVNATERAVEGVLTYKTVDSLPITPDLGVICTAPDTVAATIDALGKRGTKAAIVMTNGMSADQTQAMLDAAKPYLMRVLGPNSLGAMVPGRGMNASFAPVAPRKGDVALVAQSSMVLTSIADWATSRGIGFSHLVSLGDRGDVDFGDLLDYLASDVTVRAILLYIESITHARKFMSAARSASRQKPVIVIKAGRSDEAQEAAASHTGALAVSDAVYDAVFRRAGVLRVNDLAELFDAAGTLGTGVPITGDRLAILTNGGGMGVMATDKLIQAGGQLAAMAPETQEALAKALGPQPGGAPFRNPLRIGADATPKRYAEALNALMQDTSNDAVLVLHCPSALTDSEAIAQAVAETVQANKARRHPVLTSWIGDQSAVEARKLFADARIPTYNGPSDAVRAFMHLVRYRRSQQLLMETPPSVAEDFQPDEITVKKVVSRAMAEKREWLSEYEAKRVLAAYGIPVVDTRVAETPEEAATAARVIGGPIALKILSHDITHKSDVGGVALGLTSPEDVKAEAEAMLARVAELAPEAKIEGFTVQEMAVSPDAYELIVGMTENEMFGPVLLFGEGGIGVEVVEDYALALPPLNMKLAAEQMSRTRIHRQLQGFRSRAAVDLDAVALTLNKVSQLVVDFPEIAEMDINPLLADANGVMALDARIKVGVPALAGAARLAIRPYPKALEDRITIKDGRQFLVRPILPEDEPLVHHLVENQTAEDLRLRFFAPLKRLSHQAAARLTQIDYDREMGLIAVGPDPQTGDTIMYGVVRITADPDNRRAEYAVMVRSDMKGQGLGYILMNKILDYARSRGIREVYGEVLRENTNMLNMCRALGFVRKENLDEPGVVEVRIELGGGLAG; encoded by the coding sequence ATGACCGTTCGCAACCTCGACAAGCTGTTCAAGCCCGCCTCCATCGCCCTGATCGGCGCCAGCCGCAAGCCGGGCACGGTGGGGGCCGTGGTGGCCCGCAACCTGTTCCAGGCCGGGTTCGACGGACCGGTGATGCCGGTCAACGCGACCGAGCGCGCGGTGGAAGGGGTGCTGACCTACAAGACGGTGGACAGCCTGCCGATCACGCCGGACCTCGGCGTCATCTGCACGGCCCCCGACACGGTGGCGGCGACCATCGACGCGCTGGGCAAGCGCGGGACCAAGGCCGCCATCGTCATGACCAACGGCATGTCCGCCGACCAGACCCAGGCGATGCTGGACGCGGCGAAGCCCTATCTGATGCGGGTGCTGGGTCCCAACAGCCTGGGCGCCATGGTGCCGGGCCGCGGCATGAACGCCAGCTTCGCGCCGGTGGCGCCCCGCAAGGGCGACGTGGCGCTGGTGGCGCAAAGCTCGATGGTGCTGACCTCCATCGCCGATTGGGCGACGTCGCGCGGCATCGGCTTCTCGCATCTGGTGTCGCTGGGCGACCGCGGCGACGTCGATTTCGGCGACCTGCTGGACTATCTGGCCTCCGACGTCACGGTGCGCGCCATCCTGCTCTATATCGAGAGCATCACCCACGCCCGCAAATTCATGTCGGCCGCCCGCTCCGCCTCGCGCCAGAAGCCGGTGATCGTCATCAAGGCCGGCCGCTCCGACGAGGCGCAGGAGGCCGCGGCCTCGCACACCGGCGCTTTGGCCGTATCGGACGCCGTCTATGACGCGGTGTTCCGCCGCGCCGGCGTGCTGCGGGTGAACGATCTGGCCGAGTTGTTCGATGCCGCCGGCACGCTGGGCACCGGGGTGCCGATCACCGGCGACCGGCTGGCGATCCTCACCAACGGCGGCGGCATGGGCGTCATGGCCACCGACAAGCTGATCCAGGCCGGCGGCCAACTTGCCGCGATGGCACCGGAGACGCAGGAGGCGCTGGCCAAGGCTCTGGGTCCGCAGCCGGGTGGCGCCCCCTTCCGCAATCCGCTGCGCATCGGGGCCGACGCCACGCCCAAGCGCTATGCCGAGGCGTTGAACGCGCTGATGCAGGACACCAGCAACGACGCGGTTCTGGTCCTGCACTGCCCGTCCGCCCTGACCGACAGCGAGGCCATCGCCCAGGCGGTGGCGGAGACGGTGCAGGCCAACAAGGCCCGCCGCCATCCGGTGCTGACCAGCTGGATCGGCGACCAGTCGGCGGTGGAGGCGCGCAAGCTGTTCGCCGACGCCCGCATCCCGACCTACAACGGCCCGTCCGACGCGGTGCGCGCCTTCATGCATCTGGTGCGCTACCGCCGCAGCCAACAGCTTCTGATGGAGACCCCGCCGTCGGTGGCGGAGGATTTCCAGCCCGACGAGATCACCGTGAAGAAGGTGGTCTCCCGCGCCATGGCCGAGAAGCGCGAGTGGCTGAGCGAATATGAGGCAAAGCGCGTGCTTGCCGCCTACGGCATTCCGGTGGTCGACACCCGCGTCGCCGAAACGCCGGAGGAGGCGGCGACCGCCGCCCGTGTCATCGGCGGCCCGATCGCGCTGAAGATCCTGTCGCACGACATCACCCACAAGTCCGACGTCGGCGGCGTGGCTCTCGGCCTGACCAGCCCGGAGGACGTGAAGGCGGAAGCCGAAGCCATGCTGGCCCGCGTCGCCGAACTGGCGCCCGAGGCGAAGATCGAGGGCTTCACCGTGCAGGAGATGGCCGTCAGCCCTGACGCCTACGAACTGATCGTCGGCATGACCGAGAACGAGATGTTCGGCCCGGTCCTGCTGTTCGGCGAGGGCGGTATCGGCGTGGAAGTGGTGGAGGATTACGCGCTGGCCCTGCCGCCGCTGAACATGAAGCTGGCGGCCGAGCAGATGAGCCGCACCCGCATCCACCGGCAGCTGCAGGGCTTCCGCTCCCGCGCCGCGGTCGATCTGGATGCGGTGGCGCTCACGCTCAACAAGGTCAGCCAGCTGGTGGTCGATTTCCCCGAGATCGCCGAGATGGACATCAACCCGCTGCTGGCCGACGCCAACGGCGTGATGGCGCTGGACGCCCGCATCAAGGTCGGCGTGCCGGCCCTGGCGGGTGCGGCACGGCTGGCGATCCGGCCCTATCCCAAGGCGCTGGAGGACCGCATCACGATCAAGGACGGCCGCCAGTTCCTGGTCCGCCCGATCCTGCCGGAGGATGAGCCGCTGGTGCATCATCTGGTGGAGAACCAGACGGCGGAGGATCTGCGCCTGCGCTTCTTCGCCCCGTTGAAGCGGCTGTCGCACCAGGCGGCGGCGCGCCTGACCCAGATCGACTACGACCGCGAGATGGGGCTGATCGCCGTCGGTCCGGACCCGCAGACCGGCGACACCATCATGTACGGCGTGGTGCGCATCACCGCCGATCCCGACAACCGCCGCGCCGAATATGCGGTGATGGTACGGTCCGACATGAAGGGCCAGGGGCTGGGCTATATCCTGATGAACAAGATCCTCGATTACGCCCGCTCGCGCGGCATCCGGGAAGTCTATGGCGAGGTTCTGCGCGAGAACACCAACATGCTGAACATGTGCCGCGCCCTGGGTTTCGTCCGCAAGGAGAACCTGGACGAGCCCGGCGTGGTGGAAGTGCGCATCGAACTGGGCGGCGGGCTGGCGGGGTAG
- a CDS encoding L-lactate dehydrogenase, whose translation MKVGIVGAGFVGSTAAFAMVTTGAASEVVLVDMNEALAQAQAQDIAHAVPFTHAVTVRAGSYAALEGAGVVVLSAGVAQKPGETRLELLERNAKVFGAIIPEVLKAAPDAVLLVASNPVDVMTQIATRISGLSRTRVIGSGTVLDTARFRALLAEQLAVTPRSVHAHVVGEHGDSEVLLWSSATVAGLPVEQAADQLRRSLTAEDRATIDEGVRRAAYRIINGKGHTAFGIAGGLARLVSAIGADERMVATCAMLTDDVCGVPQVVLSLPRVIGAGGVLDTVLPNLSAEEAAALRRSAEILKEAADGVERRMGWTS comes from the coding sequence ATGAAGGTCGGAATCGTCGGGGCGGGGTTCGTCGGCAGCACCGCGGCCTTCGCCATGGTGACCACCGGCGCCGCGAGCGAGGTCGTGCTGGTCGACATGAACGAGGCGCTGGCCCAGGCGCAGGCGCAGGACATCGCCCATGCCGTGCCCTTCACCCATGCGGTCACCGTCCGTGCCGGCTCCTATGCCGCGCTGGAGGGAGCGGGGGTGGTCGTGCTGTCGGCCGGCGTCGCCCAGAAGCCGGGGGAAACCCGGCTGGAACTGCTGGAGCGCAATGCAAAGGTGTTCGGCGCCATCATTCCGGAGGTGCTGAAGGCCGCCCCCGACGCCGTCCTGCTGGTCGCCAGCAACCCGGTGGATGTGATGACGCAGATCGCCACGCGGATCAGCGGCCTCTCCCGCACCCGGGTCATCGGGTCGGGCACGGTGCTGGACACCGCGCGCTTTCGCGCCCTGTTGGCCGAGCAGCTGGCGGTGACCCCGCGTTCCGTCCATGCCCATGTCGTCGGCGAGCATGGCGACTCGGAGGTTCTGCTGTGGTCGAGCGCCACCGTCGCCGGCCTGCCGGTGGAGCAGGCGGCCGACCAGCTCCGCCGCAGCCTGACGGCGGAGGACCGCGCCACCATCGACGAGGGGGTGCGCCGCGCCGCCTATCGTATCATCAACGGCAAGGGCCACACCGCCTTTGGCATCGCCGGCGGGCTGGCCCGGCTGGTATCGGCCATCGGTGCCGACGAACGGATGGTGGCGACCTGCGCCATGCTGACCGACGATGTCTGCGGGGTGCCGCAGGTGGTGCTGTCGCTGCCGCGCGTCATCGGCGCCGGCGGTGTGCTCGACACCGTGCTGCCCAACCTGTCGGCGGAGGAGGCGGCGGCCCTGCGCCGCAGCGCCGAAATCCTGAAGGAGGCCGCCGACGGGGTGGAGCGCCGGATGGGCTGGACCAGTTGA
- a CDS encoding NAD-dependent epimerase/dehydratase family protein, with product MEAAMERQATGTARTALVLGATGGFGGEMARALAARGWTVRGLRRKPAEEWRQDGIQWMFGDAMYAADVAAAAEGVALIVHAVNPPGYRHWDRLVLPMLDNSIAAACVNRARILLPGTVYNYGPDVFPLIPETAAQNPLTRKGAIRVEMERRLHRAVGQGARLLILRCGDFFGPQAGNSWFSQGLLTPGKPPTRINQPGRPGIGHQWAYLPDVAETAMRLLDREAELGDDAMFHMDGHWDADGGRMVAAIARALDEPDLPVWRMPWWMLRLAGLAVPLFRELSEMRYLWQEPVRLDNRRLLAFLGEEPHTPLDLAVRRTLAGLGHLPAQLAGSPEAGKCISDRVASSRLG from the coding sequence ATGGAGGCAGCGATGGAACGGCAGGCGACCGGTACGGCAAGGACCGCCCTGGTTCTGGGTGCGACCGGCGGGTTCGGCGGCGAGATGGCGCGGGCGCTGGCGGCGCGCGGCTGGACGGTGCGCGGCCTGCGCCGCAAGCCGGCGGAAGAGTGGCGGCAGGACGGAATTCAGTGGATGTTCGGCGACGCGATGTATGCCGCCGACGTGGCGGCGGCGGCCGAGGGCGTAGCGCTGATTGTCCACGCGGTGAATCCGCCGGGCTACCGGCATTGGGACCGGTTGGTTCTACCCATGCTGGACAACAGCATCGCCGCGGCCTGCGTCAACCGTGCCCGCATCCTGCTGCCCGGCACCGTCTACAACTACGGCCCCGACGTCTTCCCGCTGATCCCGGAGACGGCGGCGCAGAACCCGCTCACCCGCAAGGGTGCCATCCGGGTGGAGATGGAGCGCCGCCTGCATCGCGCGGTGGGGCAGGGGGCGAGATTGCTGATTCTGCGTTGCGGCGACTTCTTCGGTCCGCAGGCGGGCAACAGCTGGTTCAGCCAAGGATTGCTGACGCCCGGCAAGCCGCCGACCCGGATCAACCAGCCGGGCCGGCCGGGGATCGGCCATCAATGGGCCTATCTGCCCGACGTGGCGGAAACCGCGATGCGCCTGCTCGACCGCGAGGCGGAGTTGGGCGACGACGCGATGTTCCACATGGATGGACACTGGGATGCCGATGGCGGCCGGATGGTCGCGGCCATCGCCCGCGCACTGGACGAGCCAGACCTGCCGGTGTGGCGGATGCCCTGGTGGATGCTGCGGCTGGCGGGTCTGGCGGTGCCGCTCTTCCGCGAACTCAGCGAGATGCGCTATCTGTGGCAGGAACCGGTGCGGCTCGATAACCGCCGCCTGCTGGCCTTCCTGGGCGAGGAACCGCACACACCGCTGGACCTTGCGGTGCGTCGGACGCTTGCCGGATTGGGGCATCTCCCCGCGCAGCTGGCGGGATCGCCGGAGGCGGGGAAATGCATATCCGACCGCGTTGCCTCAAGCCGCCTGGGCTGA
- a CDS encoding type II toxin-antitoxin system Phd/YefM family antitoxin: MNSRHARQHFADLLDSAFAGNRIGIDRNNQIVAAVVSPAALSFLEQLGSAETVDQVIEALSLQDGGPEEGKRDFVRRNLVASLKFAVQERVSGARGLMEFPRTSEAREADGTVALMRFGDDDLVRSGWLALNLDEEGRQVLTGAVTLARPGYLVILELSDGEKIKLPAGDGTVVRLADRPVNAGIALERTKISITDPQSRKDAEADQRGK; the protein is encoded by the coding sequence ATGAACAGTCGCCATGCGCGGCAGCATTTCGCGGATTTGCTCGATTCCGCCTTCGCTGGGAATCGGATCGGAATAGACAGGAACAATCAGATCGTCGCCGCCGTCGTCTCGCCGGCGGCGTTGTCATTTCTGGAACAGCTCGGCTCGGCGGAAACGGTCGATCAGGTTATTGAAGCGCTTTCGTTGCAGGACGGCGGCCCTGAGGAAGGAAAGCGGGATTTCGTCCGACGCAATCTGGTCGCCTCCCTGAAATTTGCGGTGCAGGAGCGCGTCTCGGGAGCGAGGGGACTGATGGAATTTCCGCGGACCAGCGAAGCGCGGGAAGCCGACGGAACGGTCGCGCTGATGCGGTTCGGCGACGACGATCTGGTCCGCAGCGGCTGGCTTGCCCTCAATCTCGATGAGGAGGGACGGCAGGTCCTCACCGGTGCCGTGACCCTGGCGCGTCCAGGCTATCTTGTGATTCTGGAACTGTCCGATGGCGAGAAGATCAAATTGCCGGCCGGGGACGGGACTGTTGTCCGGTTGGCCGACCGGCCGGTCAACGCCGGAATCGCGTTGGAAAGAACCAAGATTTCCATAACCGACCCTCAATCCCGCAAGGATGCGGAAGCGGATCAGCGGGGGAAATAA